One part of the Corynebacterium aurimucosum ATCC 700975 genome encodes these proteins:
- a CDS encoding PPK2 family polyphosphate kinase translates to MAKFKIEDALALRAGKNFQIDSVDASATPGFDGDKAALDARFSKYDDELYELQERLFANGRSYGEDAPAVLIILQGMDTSGKGGAIRHVLSTFDPQGTTTVGFGKPTEEELEHDFLWRIRKHDPQPGQIVAFDRSHYEDVLIQRVHEWVDEEEVDRRIEAIRDYELELTAKGVKVIKIFLHLSKEAQNENLLERTEREDKFWKYDPADVEERAYWDEYMAAYQDAIRRTDENYAPWYVIPTDNKKYARMALKFLIVDLLRHLDLEWPAPDFDPEVERQRIKDAD, encoded by the coding sequence ATGGCGAAATTCAAGATTGAGGACGCGCTCGCGCTGCGCGCTGGCAAGAATTTTCAGATTGACTCGGTTGATGCTTCGGCAACGCCGGGCTTCGACGGCGATAAGGCGGCGCTCGACGCCCGCTTCTCCAAGTACGATGATGAGCTCTATGAGCTGCAGGAGCGACTTTTTGCCAACGGCCGCAGCTATGGTGAGGACGCCCCAGCGGTGCTCATCATCCTGCAGGGCATGGATACCTCGGGCAAAGGCGGGGCTATCCGCCACGTATTGAGCACCTTCGACCCGCAAGGAACCACGACTGTGGGCTTCGGTAAACCTACCGAAGAGGAGCTAGAGCATGACTTCCTGTGGCGTATCCGCAAACACGACCCGCAGCCGGGACAAATCGTGGCCTTCGACCGCTCCCACTATGAGGATGTCCTCATTCAGCGCGTGCACGAGTGGGTGGATGAAGAAGAGGTGGATCGGCGCATCGAGGCCATCCGCGACTATGAGCTGGAACTAACAGCCAAGGGAGTCAAGGTCATCAAAATCTTCCTGCACCTGTCCAAGGAGGCCCAGAATGAGAATCTGCTGGAGCGCACGGAGCGGGAAGACAAGTTCTGGAAATACGACCCAGCTGATGTGGAGGAGCGCGCCTATTGGGATGAATACATGGCGGCATACCAGGATGCTATTCGGCGCACGGATGAAAACTACGCACCCTGGTACGTCATTCCTACCGATAACAAGAAGTATGCCCGGATGGCGCTGAAGTTTCTCATCGTGGATCTCTTGCGCCACCTCGACCTGGAATGGCCGGCGCCCGACTTTGATCCGGAAGTCGAGCGCCAGCGCATTAAGGACGCTGACTAA